The proteins below are encoded in one region of Sminthopsis crassicaudata isolate SCR6 chromosome 1, ASM4859323v1, whole genome shotgun sequence:
- the F2R gene encoding proteinase-activated receptor 1 produces MELRLLLLACLGFSLFHSLLCARTPAHPLDSEGNNGTLGPRSFLFRNIPNDYEPFPYEEDDQETIPENISVSINKTNPIQKKQPKPLSEDASGYLTGPWLTLFVPSVYSVVLVISLPLNIIAIIVFLVKMKIKKPAVVYMLHLATADILFASVLPFKIAYYFSGSDWAFGSGMCRFVTAAFYCNMYASIMLMTAISVDRFLAVVYPIESLSWRTLGRASFICLAIWTIAIGGIVPLVIKEQTKEIPGLNITTCHDVLNQDLLEGYFVHYFLAFSSVFFCVPLVISTVCYVSIIRCLSSSSIANQSKKTRALLLSAAVFCIFIICFGPTNVFLITHYSSLIYSSTTEKVYFIYLLCVCVSSISCCIDPLIYYYASSDCQRYLQSLLCCTESSDPSSFNSSGQLMTRASKMDTCSTNMSNSIYKKLLT; encoded by the exons ATGGAGCTGCGTCTCCTCCTGCTCGCCTGCTTGGGATTCAGCTTATTTCACTCCCTGTTGTGCGCCAGAACCCCGGCGCATCCTCTAG attctgaGGGAAACAATGGTACTCTGGGCCCAAGGTCATTTCTATTCAGAAATATTCCTAATGATTATGAACCATTTCCATACGAGGAGGATGACCAAGAAACCATTCCTGAAAACATATCAGTCTCCATCAATAAGACAAATCCTATTCAAAAGAAACAACCCAAACCTCTGTCTGAAGATGCTTCTGGATATCTCACTGGTCCCTGGTTGACCCTTTTTGTTCCTTCAGTTTATTCTGTAGTACTTGTGATAAGTCTGCCTTTAAATATCATTGCAATCATTGTGTTCCTTGTGAAAATGAAGATCAAGAAACCCGCTGTAGTATACATGCTACATCTGGCTACTGCAGACATTCTGTTTGCGAGTGTGCTGCCCTTTAAAATAGCATACTACTTTTCTGGAAGTGACTGGGCATTTGGGTCTGGAATGTGTCGCTTTGTCACTGCTGCTTTCTACTGTAACATGTATGCTTCAATAATGCTGATGACAGCCATAAGTGTGGACCGTTTCCTGGCTGTGGTCTATCCAATCGAGTCTCTTTCCTGGCGCACATTGGGGCGGGCTTCATTCATTTGTCTGGCCATATGGACTATTGCCATTGGTGGTATTGTACCTCTTGTTATCAAAGAACAAACCAAAGAGATCCCTGGGCTAAATATAACCACCTGCCATGATGTCTTAAACCAAGATCTGCTTGAAGGGTATTTTGTTCACTATTTCCTAGCTTTCtcatcagttttcttttgtgTACCATTGGTCATTTCTACAGTCTGTTATGTGTCCATTATCCGGTGTCTTAGCTCTTCTTCTATTGCCAATCAGAGCAAAAAGACTCGGGCTTTACTCTTGTCTGCTGCTGTGTTCTGTATCTTCATCATTTGCTTTGGACCCACAAATGTCTTTCTGATCACCCATTACTCATCACTTATTTATAGCAGTACAACTGAGAAAGTTTACTTTATTTAccttctctgtgtatgtgtcaGCAGCATAAGTTGTTGCATTGATCCCTTGATTTATTATTATGCTTCTTCTGATTGCCAGAGATATCTCCAAAGTCTCTTATGCTGTACAGAAAGTTCTGATCCAAGCAGTTTCAACAGCAGTGGCCAATTGATGACTAGAGCTAGTAAAATGGATACTTGTTCTACTAACATGAGCAACAGCATATACAAAAAATTATTAACTTAG